A stretch of the Elephas maximus indicus isolate mEleMax1 chromosome 3, mEleMax1 primary haplotype, whole genome shotgun sequence genome encodes the following:
- the RFXANK gene encoding DNA-binding protein RFXANK isoform X3, with protein sequence MEPTHPLDNLSLAQQPLAPEPRDLEDPRDETPDSSDTVVLSLFPCTPELGNPEVDAGVPSPQAGSSLKHSTTLTNRQRGNEVSALPATLDWDNLVNKPDEHGFTPLIWASAFGEIETVRFLLEWGADPHILAKERESALSLASMGGYTDIVGLLLERDVDINIYDWNGGTPLLYAVRGNHVKCVEALLARGADLTTEADSGYTPMDLAVALGYRKVQQVIENHILKLFQSNLVPADPE encoded by the exons ATGGAGCCCACCCATCCCTTGGACAACCTCAGCCTGGCCCAGCAGCCCCTGGCCCCAGAGCCCAGGGACCTGGAAGACCCCAGGGATGAGACCCCTGACAGCTCAGACACCGTCGTCCTCAGCCTCTTCCCCTGCACCCCAGAGCTTGGGAACCCTGAAGTGGATGCTGGAGTCCCCTCACCACAGG CAGGCAGCTCCCTGAAGCACTCCACGACCCTCACCAACCGGCAGCGTGGTAACGAGGTCTCAGCCCTGCCGGCAACCCTGGACT GGGACAACCTAGTCAACAAGCCGGATGAACATGGCTTCACCCCCCTCATCTGGGCTTCAGCCTTTGGCGAGATTGAGACCGTGCGCTTCCTGCTCGAGTGG GGGGCTGACCCACACATCCTGGCCAAAGAGCGAGAGAGTGCCCTGTCGCTGGCCAGCATGGGTGGCTACACGGACATTGTGGGGCTGCTGCTGGAGCGGGatgtggacatcaacatctacgACTGG AACGGAGGAACCCCCCTGCTGTACGCCGTGAGAGGGAACCACGTGAAGTGCGTGGAGGCCTTGTTGG CCCGAGGAGCCGACCTCACCACGGAGGCAGACTCTGGCTACACCCCAATGGACCTCGCTGTGGCTCTGGGGTACCGTAAAG TGCAACAGGTGATCGAGAACCACATTCTCAAGCTCTTCCAGAGCAACCTCGTGCCTGCTGACCCTGAGTGA
- the RFXANK gene encoding DNA-binding protein RFXANK isoform X1 codes for MEPTHPLDNLSLAQQPLAPEPRDLEDPRDETPDSSDTVVLSLFPCTPELGNPEVDAGVPSPQAGSSLKHSTTLTNRQRGNEVSALPATLDSLSIHQLAAQGELSQLKEHLRKGDNLVNKPDEHGFTPLIWASAFGEIETVRFLLEWGADPHILAKERESALSLASMGGYTDIVGLLLERDVDINIYDWNGGTPLLYAVRGNHVKCVEALLARGADLTTEADSGYTPMDLAVALGYRKVQQVIENHILKLFQSNLVPADPE; via the exons ATGGAGCCCACCCATCCCTTGGACAACCTCAGCCTGGCCCAGCAGCCCCTGGCCCCAGAGCCCAGGGACCTGGAAGACCCCAGGGATGAGACCCCTGACAGCTCAGACACCGTCGTCCTCAGCCTCTTCCCCTGCACCCCAGAGCTTGGGAACCCTGAAGTGGATGCTGGAGTCCCCTCACCACAGG CAGGCAGCTCCCTGAAGCACTCCACGACCCTCACCAACCGGCAGCGTGGTAACGAGGTCTCAGCCCTGCCGGCAACCCTGGACT CACTGTCCATCCACCAGCTCGCAGCCCAGGGGGAACTAAGCCAGCTGAAAGAACACCTGAGAAAGG GGGACAACCTAGTCAACAAGCCGGATGAACATGGCTTCACCCCCCTCATCTGGGCTTCAGCCTTTGGCGAGATTGAGACCGTGCGCTTCCTGCTCGAGTGG GGGGCTGACCCACACATCCTGGCCAAAGAGCGAGAGAGTGCCCTGTCGCTGGCCAGCATGGGTGGCTACACGGACATTGTGGGGCTGCTGCTGGAGCGGGatgtggacatcaacatctacgACTGG AACGGAGGAACCCCCCTGCTGTACGCCGTGAGAGGGAACCACGTGAAGTGCGTGGAGGCCTTGTTGG CCCGAGGAGCCGACCTCACCACGGAGGCAGACTCTGGCTACACCCCAATGGACCTCGCTGTGGCTCTGGGGTACCGTAAAG TGCAACAGGTGATCGAGAACCACATTCTCAAGCTCTTCCAGAGCAACCTCGTGCCTGCTGACCCTGAGTGA
- the RFXANK gene encoding DNA-binding protein RFXANK isoform X4 — translation MEPTHPLDNLSLAQQPLAPEPRDLEDPRDETPDSSDTVVLSLFPCTPELGNPEVDAGVPSPQGSSLKHSTTLTNRQRGNEVSALPATLDWDNLVNKPDEHGFTPLIWASAFGEIETVRFLLEWGADPHILAKERESALSLASMGGYTDIVGLLLERDVDINIYDWNGGTPLLYAVRGNHVKCVEALLARGADLTTEADSGYTPMDLAVALGYRKVQQVIENHILKLFQSNLVPADPE, via the exons ATGGAGCCCACCCATCCCTTGGACAACCTCAGCCTGGCCCAGCAGCCCCTGGCCCCAGAGCCCAGGGACCTGGAAGACCCCAGGGATGAGACCCCTGACAGCTCAGACACCGTCGTCCTCAGCCTCTTCCCCTGCACCCCAGAGCTTGGGAACCCTGAAGTGGATGCTGGAGTCCCCTCACCACAGG GCAGCTCCCTGAAGCACTCCACGACCCTCACCAACCGGCAGCGTGGTAACGAGGTCTCAGCCCTGCCGGCAACCCTGGACT GGGACAACCTAGTCAACAAGCCGGATGAACATGGCTTCACCCCCCTCATCTGGGCTTCAGCCTTTGGCGAGATTGAGACCGTGCGCTTCCTGCTCGAGTGG GGGGCTGACCCACACATCCTGGCCAAAGAGCGAGAGAGTGCCCTGTCGCTGGCCAGCATGGGTGGCTACACGGACATTGTGGGGCTGCTGCTGGAGCGGGatgtggacatcaacatctacgACTGG AACGGAGGAACCCCCCTGCTGTACGCCGTGAGAGGGAACCACGTGAAGTGCGTGGAGGCCTTGTTGG CCCGAGGAGCCGACCTCACCACGGAGGCAGACTCTGGCTACACCCCAATGGACCTCGCTGTGGCTCTGGGGTACCGTAAAG TGCAACAGGTGATCGAGAACCACATTCTCAAGCTCTTCCAGAGCAACCTCGTGCCTGCTGACCCTGAGTGA
- the NR2C2AP gene encoding nuclear receptor 2C2-associated protein, whose translation MTHSLVCPETVSRVSSVLNRDTRQFGKKHLFDQNEETCWNSDQGPCQWVMLEFPQGVRISQLQIQFQGGFSSRRCRLEGSQGSQALFRIVDFYPEDNNSLQTFPIPAAEVDRLKVTFEDMADFFGRVVIYHLRVLGEKV comes from the exons ATGACCCACTCTTTGGTTTGTCCGGAGACTGTGAGCAG AGTGAGCTCCGTACTGAATCGTGATACCAGGCAGTTTGGGAAAAAGCACCTGTTCGACCAGAACGAGGAGACCTGTTGGAACTCGGACCAG GGTCCCTGCCAGTGGGTGATGCTCGAGTTCCCCCAAGGCGTTCGCATCTCCCAGCTACAGATCCAGTTCCAGGGGGGCTTCTCAAGTCGCCGGTGCCGCCTGGAAG GCTCACAGGGGAGCCAGGCGCTTTTCAGGATTGTGGACTTCTACCCTGAGGACAACAACTCGCTTCAA ACCTTCCCCATACCAGCTGCTGAGGTGGACCGCCTGAAGGTGACCTTTGAGGACATGGCTGACTTTTTTGGCCGTGTGGTCATCTACCATCTCCGGGTGCTGGGGGAGAAGGTGTGA
- the RFXANK gene encoding DNA-binding protein RFXANK isoform X2 yields MEPTHPLDNLSLAQQPLAPEPRDLEDPRDETPDSSDTVVLSLFPCTPELGNPEVDAGVPSPQGSSLKHSTTLTNRQRGNEVSALPATLDSLSIHQLAAQGELSQLKEHLRKGDNLVNKPDEHGFTPLIWASAFGEIETVRFLLEWGADPHILAKERESALSLASMGGYTDIVGLLLERDVDINIYDWNGGTPLLYAVRGNHVKCVEALLARGADLTTEADSGYTPMDLAVALGYRKVQQVIENHILKLFQSNLVPADPE; encoded by the exons ATGGAGCCCACCCATCCCTTGGACAACCTCAGCCTGGCCCAGCAGCCCCTGGCCCCAGAGCCCAGGGACCTGGAAGACCCCAGGGATGAGACCCCTGACAGCTCAGACACCGTCGTCCTCAGCCTCTTCCCCTGCACCCCAGAGCTTGGGAACCCTGAAGTGGATGCTGGAGTCCCCTCACCACAGG GCAGCTCCCTGAAGCACTCCACGACCCTCACCAACCGGCAGCGTGGTAACGAGGTCTCAGCCCTGCCGGCAACCCTGGACT CACTGTCCATCCACCAGCTCGCAGCCCAGGGGGAACTAAGCCAGCTGAAAGAACACCTGAGAAAGG GGGACAACCTAGTCAACAAGCCGGATGAACATGGCTTCACCCCCCTCATCTGGGCTTCAGCCTTTGGCGAGATTGAGACCGTGCGCTTCCTGCTCGAGTGG GGGGCTGACCCACACATCCTGGCCAAAGAGCGAGAGAGTGCCCTGTCGCTGGCCAGCATGGGTGGCTACACGGACATTGTGGGGCTGCTGCTGGAGCGGGatgtggacatcaacatctacgACTGG AACGGAGGAACCCCCCTGCTGTACGCCGTGAGAGGGAACCACGTGAAGTGCGTGGAGGCCTTGTTGG CCCGAGGAGCCGACCTCACCACGGAGGCAGACTCTGGCTACACCCCAATGGACCTCGCTGTGGCTCTGGGGTACCGTAAAG TGCAACAGGTGATCGAGAACCACATTCTCAAGCTCTTCCAGAGCAACCTCGTGCCTGCTGACCCTGAGTGA